In the Leishmania panamensis strain MHOM/PA/94/PSC-1 chromosome 30 sequence genome, one interval contains:
- a CDS encoding hypothetical protein (TriTrypDB/GeneDB-style sysID: LpmP.30.0980), protein MSRVTLKPKLEAVTVYSDRAQLTFSAPVVLEPSASITAVVENIEQWGDVDWGTLQVRINEATDPGVAAAVLLQNISPVRETVSQDVRADVQWQKDVIKRMEEEQCAFEEEVAVLQESCEHLDRIKSFVCCAGRGDCAVPPENAVHLQAYLQAPARWGAMASFFATRRATAQRGIAELRTKLREMEERLAEAHRQLKDLGGDSGVRWYTKNALEATLVVGAGVASGTKMVVELSCVVSGAGWSPLYDLRVDYAESMLEVLYSAKVRQCTSLDWEKVRLRLSTATPHAGGSPPPLWPRWTISMRPPVSVRGVLHGGQQVHRRMAPAAITFAVSNNMEFLTAPVAPMVKQACVESCGSSLGATVYAIPGLSTVRHNNVDVKVTVARERFPARLRFVCVPKVDPLVHLSATAVNATDYEFIDGPAKVFYGNTFVNQSQLAHVSPGEEFEVSLGTDETVTVSRTLVRRAESEKMAMFSSTKSQLRYHYAYTVECAALPNNAPVTVVVRDNYPVSDDTDVDVVLEQPKATERGENLRSAKGATVTVDEDTHEVAWSFLMTRHEKRTFDMVFMAKYPVKTPVFGLE, encoded by the coding sequence atgtCGCGCGTAACCCTGAAGCCGAAGCTGGAGGCGGTGACGGTTTACAGTGACCGCGCGCAGCTGACCTTCTCTGCCCCAGTGGTGCTCGAGCCGTCGGCGAGCATTACGGCGGTTGTGGAGAACATCGAGCAATGGGGAGATGTTGACTGGGgcacgctgcaggtgcgcatTAACGAGGCGACTGACCCgggcgtggctgctgcggtgctgctgcagaataTCAGCCCCGTGCGCGAGACGGTAAGCCAGGACGTGCGCGCGGACGTGCAGTGGCAGAAGGACGTGATCAAgcggatggaggaggagcagtgtGCATTCGAAGAGGAAGTTGCCGTTCTGCAGGAGTCGTGCGAGCACCTTGACCGGATCAAGAGCTTTGTATGCTGTGCGGGGCGCGGCGACTGCGCTGTGCCGCCGGAGAACGCGGTGCACCTGCAGGCATACCTGCAGGCACCTGCGAGGTGGGGCGCGATGGCGTCGTTCTTTGCGACGCGGCGTGCTACAGCGCAGCGCGGGATTGCAGAGCTGCGGACAAAGTtgagggagatggaggagcgGCTTGCGGAGGCACATCGGCAGCTAAAGGATCTcggcggcgacagtggcgtGCGATGGTATACGAAGAatgcgctggaggcgacgcTTGTGGTGGGCGCCGGTGTCGCTAGTGGGACGAAGATGGTGGTGGAGCTGTCGTGCGTTGTGAGCGGCGCAGGGTGGTCACCACTGTACGACCTGCGCGTGGACTACGCGGAGTCgatgctggaggtgctgtaCTCCGCGAAGGTGCGCCAGTGCACATCGCTGGACtgggagaaggtgcggcTTCGGCTGAGCACTGCGACACCGCATGCTGGcggctcgccgccgccactgtgGCCGCGCTGGACGATCTCGATGCGACCGCCGGTGTCCGTGAGGGGCGTGTTGCATGGCGGGCAGCAGGTGCACAGGAGAATGGCGCCAGCCGCCATAACCTTTGCTGTGTCGAATAACATGGAGTTCCTCACTGCTCCTGTCGCACCGATGGTGAAGCAGGCGTGTGTGGAAAGCTGCGGCTCGTCGTTGGGTGCGACGGTGTACGCGATCCCGGGACTTTCGACGGTGCGGCACAACAACGTCGACGTGAAGGTGACAGTGGCGCGCGAGAGGTTCCCTGCGCGGCTGCGGTTCGTGTGTGTACCGAAGGTCGACCCGCTAGTGCACCTGAGTGCGACTGCTGTGAATGCGACGGACTACGAGTTCATTGATGGCCCGGCGAAGGTGTTCTACGGCAACACATTTGTGAACCAGTCACAGCTGGCTCACGTGTCACCTGGCGAAGAGTTTGAGGTGTCGCTTGGCACGGACGAGACGGTGACGGTGAGCCGGACGCTTGTGCGTCGCGCAGAGTCGGAGAAGATGGCCATGTTCTCGAGCACCAAATCGCAGCTGAGGTACCACTACGCGTACACCGTGGagtgcgccgcgctgccgaACAATGCACCGGTGACGGTTGTGGTGAGGGACAACTACCCTGTTTCGGATGACACAGATGTCGATGTGGTACTCGAACAACCGAAGGCCacggagaggggtgagaacTTGCGCTCTGCTAAGGGGGCGACCGTGACGGTGGACGAGGACACCCACGAGGTGGCGTGGAGCTTCTTGATGACGAGGCATGAGAAGAGGACCTTTGATATGGTGTTCATGGCGAAGTATCCTGTGAAGACGCCGGTCTTTGGACTGGAGTGA
- a CDS encoding hypothetical protein (TriTrypDB/GeneDB-style sysID: LpmP.30.0970), translating to MLRCSLATYGSYLLNQRLITDWWQAGQREEVHQAAKARLSAALEEVEKRSSSAPQSSAARVDEDGGPSFSSLGSRQRVDAPPHSPPLSLYEANGLVSTFVSSHNTQDLSATLQYIREQLREDLTPYHFHSLLRTFNYHHDVANALQVLEVMMHSGTTTLETYARMVDCVHCLSPPDVEARLLQLVALAQEAFGTHVMEDDTGSEAGTVAAYSFSGEGRQARETAADVTGVDPSYPSSDAATSKPAQLPRSAPVLSSLLYHCSTTSHRSTVASCVVVAIWIRAFGVELTDWDVLSVLSSVLTHTGEFPQFCAMFSSFDAYERGTVSVQAVIERLVLLGEVVWSGSSTTNEFMDEHVESSERGSFSDDKGKARAKPSATSTLTSLVEAMQASLRAAGVDPASAVVSLPFVNAQTNSMEQLVAATLLPLIQTGVGPHYYNAGHLFHALSLVQSSMGDDTGAIQLLQRAACEQQRCTLAQEALGMTANSRVSTGESSGRLTSFTEPSSSLGVTHASVPATREPYSVSVHHLLDMGTLLSRVSATTLRDVQRPFHSALRHMMAGLSGRPTEKPSDFSASPSSSWPSVVASCTPPVPCARDLVTVSSRETQFICTVSEARTVLRCAIDAGKAIGSHGRLPRSTQFMLMQLAELCCRHPPRNPKLTPAGLEERTKWGRYLDARDTSLALFGSAQHSRDSMKHLFYNDNQLPELRSEVVIAKDFADVHELFFGSASPSSLSQAELQASLRRTRTTLPHTGSSAAIVPRYLWDPAVYNPYPAAQLAINTCEFSMGPSGKGTQSPFTLAEIHQTDAILGDDAEGDFDGSEFFVELWQTLLDKTTSVGSNEVWYLQNTDMFLLLLRCLLHRLDWETAAHLTRKMTQHANYTYLMDHELTTIFREIGDPAGCLAFKVATKLFDGRITKDGQTKRERFHQEQFR from the coding sequence ATGCTTCGTTGCTCACTCGCTACCTATGGCAGTTATTTGCTAAACCAAAGACTCATAACGGACTGGTGGCAGGCCGGCcagcgcgaggaggtgcatCAGGCAGCCAAGGCGCGACTCAGCGCCGCCCTGGAAGAGGTTGAGAAGCGGTCGTCTTCCGCGCCGCAATCATCGGCGGCTCGTGTGGATGAAGATGGTGGGCCCTCGTTTTCATCTTTGGGATCACGCCAGCGAGTAGATGCGCCTCCTCATTCTCCACCTCTCAGCCTGTACGAGGCCAACGGCCTTGTCTCGACTTTTGTGAGCAGCCACAACACGCAGGACCTGAGTGCGACACTCCAGTACATCCGTGAGCAGCTCCGGGAGGACCTCACCCCATATCATTtccactcgctgctgcgcacatTCAACTACCACCATGACGTGGCgaatgcgctgcaggtgctaGAGGTGATGATGCACAGTGGCACGACTACGTTGGAGACGTACGCGCGCATGGTGGACTGTGTGCACTGCCTGTCCCCGCCTGATGTGGAGGCTCGTCTCTTGCAACTCGTTGCCCTGGCACAAGAGGCGTTTGGTACTCACGTAATGGAGGATGATACCGGCTCCGAGGCCGGGACGGTGGCTGCGTACAGCTTTTCGGGAGAAGGACGTCAGGCACGGGAGACGGCTGCGGATGTGACAGGGGTCGACCCATCGTACCCCTCTAGTGACGCGGCAACGTCGAAGCCTGCGCAGCTTCCCCGAAGCGCGCCTgtgctttcctctcttctttacCACTGCTCCACCACGAGCCATCGGAGTACTGTTGCGTCGTGTGTTGTGGTGGCAATTTGGATACGGGCATTCGGCGTGGAGCTGACGGACTGGGATGTGTTGTCAGTGCTGAGCAGCGtgctcacacacaccggcGAGTTTCCGCAATTCTGCGCTATGTTCAGCTCCTTCGACGCGTACGAGCGGGGCACCGTGAGCGTGCAAGCGGTGATAGAGCGTCTGGTGTTACTAGGGGAGGTGGTGTGGAGTGGATCATCGACAACCAATGAATTCATGGATGAGCACGTGGAAAGCAGTGAGAGAGGCAGCTTTAGTGACGACAAGGGAAAGGCGCGGGCCAAGCCGTCTGCCACTTCGACTTTGACGTCTTTGGTGGAAGCGATGCAGGCGTCCCTCcgcgccgccggcgtcgaCCCGGCTTCCGCAGTGGTTTCGCTACCTTTTGTTAATGCGCAGACCAACAGCATGGAGCAGCTTGTCGCTGCCACATTGTTGCCGCTCATCCAAACTGGCGTTGGTCCGCATTACTACAACGCCGGGCACCTCTTCCATGCACTGAGTCTCGTACAAAGCAGTATGGGGGACGACACTGGTGCCATTCAGCTACTGCAGCGCGCGGCctgtgagcagcagcggtgcacccTAGCACAGGAGGCACTAGGTATGACTGCTAACTCGCGAGTGTCAACGGGAGAATCTAGTGGAAGGCTCACCAGCTTTACTGAACCCTCGTCGTCGCTTGGGGTGACTCATGCATCCGTCCCTGCGACAAGAGAACCATACAGCGTTTCAGTTCACCATCTCTTAGACATGGGTACGCTGCTGAGTCGTGTCAGCGCAACGACACTGCGCGACGTGCAGCGGCCCTTTCacagtgcgctgcgccacatgATGGCGGGGCTCTCGGGAAGGCCGACGGAGAAGCCGTCGGACTTCTCTGCTTCACCTTCATCCTCTTGGCCGAGCGTGGTGGCGTCGTGTACACCTCCAGTGCCCTGCGCGCGCGACTTGGTCACCGTGAGCAGCCGCGAGACGCAGTTCATCTGTACGGTGTCTGAGGCGCGCACGGTGCTCAGATGTGCAATCGACGCAGGCAAAGCCATCGGTAGTCATGGACGTCTACCCCGCAGCACGCAGTTCATGCTTATGCAGCTCGCCGagttgtgctgccgccatccGCCGCGCAACCCAAAACTGACCCCGGCGGGGCTAGAGGAGCGGACCAAATGGGGCCGATATTTGGATGCCCGCGACACGTCGCTCGCCCTCTTTGGGTCTGCACAGCATTCGCGTGACTCGATGAAACACCTCTTCTACAACGATAATCAGCTGCCTGAGCTGCGTAGCGAAGTCGTCATCGCGAAGGACTTTGCCGACGTACACGAGCTCTTCTTCGGTTCAGCTTCACCGTCATCGCTGTCacaggcggagctgcaggcgtcTCTGCGGCGGACGCGCACCACCCTGCCACACACTGGTAGTAGCGCCGCCATTGTGCCCCGCTACCTCTGGGACCCAGCTGTCTACAACCCCTACCCGGCAGCACAGCTGGCGATCAATACTTGTGAGTTTTCTATGGGTCCTTCTGGGAAGGGAACGCAAAGCCCTTTCACGCTGGCAGAGATACACCAAACCGATGCCATCCTTGGAGATGATGCCGAGGGTGACTTTGACGGCTCCGAGTTCTTCGTCGAGCTCTGGCAAACCTTGCTGGACAAGACCACCTCGGTCGGCAGCAATGAGGTTTGGTACCTGCAGAACACGGATATgtttctgctgctccttcgTTGTCTACTGCACCGACTGGACTGGGAGACTGCCGCGCATCTGACGCGCAAGATGACACAACACGCAAACTACACCTACCTCATGGATCACGAGCTCACCACTATTTTTCGCGAGATCGGTGACCCCGCTGGTTGTCTGGCATTCAAGGTGGCGACGAAGCTGTTTGACGGCCGCATTACGAAGGATGGGCAGACAAAACGGGAGAGGTTTCATCAGGAGCAGTTCAGATga
- a CDS encoding ubiquitin-protein ligase, putative (TriTrypDB/GeneDB-style sysID: LpmP.30.0960) — protein sequence MSQFVFNGTSRMRHMKLARDHHKTRNSIIEDAQRLRLQREEEAQRIRAARLLQRTIRQWLACQAMVRLVLSDLDNLPSDVTRILLSTSSDGISSAVDRPEAERQTEQLTARLHTACWCLSYARSHQSRIPLRLTVSSACAPNDDCRAETPVGDASSGASGATGQGATTAAHPGVALSSTRIFSVASFGELRAYQQRVFWHYSECLYTALCKSINHRTGGEESAEEDGIALHADASVEASADNRSADPPSLSWSSVVFLPTKDVIVLLCVVLQHFLRAAPSATGSRSPPPSSASSVKRLVRSVVAALVEHNTAFARTLNEELAPRSSDGCLERVATSFDQWPAVHALTVALSFLCQEAVAHSVSMRSQCRELLQPLAAAFPPLSQAEAGGHSPPSPPMGAFARVCWQCMCAPYAGEESQRLTSNSLAVLLSAADTAAEGFERGGCGEVDTCFTMLVAECYRRTAMDTELTADDGASGLRGGELRARVLGRLVRLLPRVHKLVETTSSSAAAVSPSSVAARTDLVKWYLLSVSCLSERLCREDFFVEGILADHYAYHTGRRQQRLLVDRKDDDVSVDASLPSQYRLLTSYLFSAEGGLQLLQLLTEQDERSEKLRLQAPQEPTVEAPTDPAAPPMADGGNEESDSAAAASIANTASLMDAGVSAAAQWPSSASMQQSPLEILCNVFAWPIFTFSKPMYSRYQQETLALYAKLVRTPQLLRRLWSLYWQSCEGLRAVLPPGEVLQRLCQPPAWGAQEREEQAIAAGQEWGRRRRVPAGVHSARSLMPLPRLPAWETHPRYPLAFYDPHASLSIFFFTLLAYYVNVFDFPDELRRGGEGAVLSTEESWALVLALKEIVHRSHMYGVVPNSNSEAVAHAACLLLSRLHTVDEADPFVPAAAAGLWMSVGAVAAEASVGLLFRTWDAASAAVVNEEDTAEAEGPGLDGASVGTGGRSVVGGLASSTTAGTTTTSIAHVRLPGDDVTFHGSAQWKQQIRYTKLLVHTPFLFPFAARALLLSALLVETDHHWIPPSERRVVVQRGRTFIDAFNLFHDNPLSNDMLNIRFIADDGMLEPGYGRGVYRECIVSLCKEGFAAEYGLFRQTPDGYVYPNSFSALATSDPQHLLKIRFLGAMVGRALRDGVLQDVPFALHFRNAILGRRNTLSNLKRFDAELYHQLMSLTQLSEDELKAVGLTFVYTVNALGITREVELVPDGAQMDVTPRNCLFYVHLVADFKLNREAAEQTCAFCAGLRSVIDANRLRLFDSNEVGMLFGGDETGEIDLVDWKENTVYDQPEDVDTPQVRLFWDVVESLTREQQRQLLKFATSMTRPPILGFRFLAPPFKVQLLAMNASGPDHLPSAATCFSTLKLPPYRDYATARAKIIAAIEETGTFEFS from the coding sequence ATGAGCCAATTTGTGTTCAACGGCACCAGTCGCATGCGCCACATGAAGCTGGCGCGAGACCATCACAAGACACGGAATAGTATCATCGAAGACGCACAGCGACTGCGCCTtcagagagaggaggaggcgcaacGCATACGCGCCGCCCGGCTGCTGCAACGCACAATTCGTCAGTGGCTTGCTTGTCAGGCGATGGTGCGTCTGGTGTTGAGTGACTTGGATAACTTACCATCTGATGTGACACGGATTCTACTGTCGACATCTTCTGACGGTATTTCTTCCGCTGTGGACAGGCCTGAGGCGGAGAGGCAGACAGAGCAGCTCACGGCACGTCTACACACGGCTTGCTGGTGTCTCTCGTATGCGCGCAGTCACCAGTCGCGGATTCCGCTGCGCCTCACTGTGTCTTCCGCATGTGCGCCAAATGATGACTGCCGCGCAGAAACGCCTGTGGGTGATGCCAGCTCAGGAGCATCTGGGGCGACTGGCCAAGGCGCAACCACCGCGGCCCACCCGGGTGTTGCTCTTTCCTCTACTCGTATATTCTCTGTGGCGTCCTTCGGAGAGTTGCGCGCGTACCAGCAGAGGGTTTTCTGGCACTACAGTGAGTGTCTTTACACAGCTCTCTGCAAGAGCATTAACCACCGTACTGGAGGTGAGGAgagtgcggaggaggacggcatCGCATTGCACGCCGATGCCTCAGTCGAGGCATCCGCAGATAACCGGTCAGCCGacccgccgtcgctgtcgtggTCTTCTGTCGTTTTTTTGCCCACCAAAGATGTAATCGTTCTCCTCTGCGTGGTACTGCAGCATTTTTTGCGggcggcgccatcggcgaCTGGAAGTCGCTCGCCACCGCCCAGTAGCGCATCGTCAGTAAAGAGACTGGTGAGGTCTGTCGTGGCTGCCCTTGTCGAACACAACACTGCGTTTGCACGCACCCTCAACGAGGAGCTGgcaccgcgcagcagcgacggctgccTTGAGAGGGTGGCGACGTCTTTTGATCAGTGGCCGGCTGTCCACGCCTTGACTGTAGCGCTCAGCTTTCTATGCCAGGAGGCGGTAGCGCATTCGGTGAGTATGCGCTCGCAGTGCAGGGAGCTACTGCAGCCGCTTGCCGCTGCGTTTCCACCTCTTTCTCAGGCTGAAGCCGGCGGGCACAGcccaccgtcgccacctATGGGCGCCTTTGCGCGGGTGTGCTGgcagtgtatgtgtgctCCCTACGCGGGAGAGGAGTCCCAAAGACTCACCTCCAACTCTTTGGCGGTACTGCTCAGTGCTGCCGATACAGCTGCGGAGGGGTTCGAGCGAGGTGGCTGCGGTGAGGTGGACACGTGCTTTACGATGCTTGTGGCGGAGTGCTACAGACGTACTGCTATGGACACGGAGCTGACGGCCGACGATGGCGCAAGTGGTCTGCGAGGTGGGGAGCTGCGTGCTCGTGTACTCGGGCGGCTTGTGCGGTTGCTGCCGCGCGTCCACAAGCTTGTGGAGACAACATCAtcgtctgcagcagctgtgtcACCGTCGTCCGTAGCGGCCCGCACGGATCTGGTGAAGTGGTACTTACTCAGTGTCAGTTGCCTGAGCGAGCGGCTGTGCCGCGAGGATTTCTTTGTCGAGGGCATTCTGGCAGATCACTACGCCTACCACACCggtcggcggcagcagcgactcttGGTAGACAGGAAGGACGATGACGTGAGCGTAGATGCATCGTTGCCCAGTCAATACCGCCTGCTCACCTCGTACCTGTTCAGCGCAGAGGGTGGGCTGCAGTTGCTTCAGTTGCTCACTGAGCAGGATGAGCGGTCTGAGAAACTGCGACTGCAGGCACCGCAGGAGCCCACTGTGGAGGCCCCCACCGACCCCGCCGCTCCACCGATGGCGGACGGCGGCAACGAGGAGAGCGactcggcagcggctgcatcCATAGCGAATACGGCGTCCCTCATGGATGCCGGtgtttctgctgctgctcagtggCCATCCTCTGCTTCGATGCAGCAGAGCCCACTGGAGATTCTGTGCAATGTGTTTGCGTGGCCCATCTTTACCTTCTCGAAGCCGATGTACAGTCGCTATCAGCAGGAGACGCTGGCGCTGTACGCGAAGCTGGTGCGTACCCCACAGCTGTTGCGTCGCCTGTGGAGTCTGTACTGGCAGAGCTGCGAGGGGCTGCGGGCTGTACTGCCTCCCGGCGAGGTTTTGCAGAGGTTGTGCCAGCCACCGGCGTGGGGTGCGCAGGAGCGGGAGGAGCAGGCAATTGCTGCTGGCCAGGAGTGGGGTagacgccgccgcgtgcCTGCGGGTGTCCACTCGGCGCGTTCCCTCATGCCCCTCCCGCGGCTGCCAGCGTGGGAGACGCACCCGCGCTACCCTCTCGCCTTCTACGACCCTCACGCGTCGCTCTCCATCTTTTTCTTCACCCTACTCGCATACTACGTAAACGTGTTCGACTTCCCCGATGAGCttcgccgcggtggcgaggGGGCCGTGCTGTCTACAGAGGAGTCATGGGCGCTGGTGCTCGCGCTGAAGGAAATTGTGCACCGGTCACACATGTACGGCGTCGTACCGAATTCCAACAGCGAGGCTGTCGCCCACGCGGCTTGTCTGTTGCTCTCCCGTCTACACACGGTTGACGAGGCGGATCCGTTTGTgcccgccgcggccgccggCCTGTGGATGTCTGTtggtgccgtcgctgccgaggcgTCGGTGGGTTTACTGTTTCGCACTTGGGATGCGGcaagcgctgctgtggtgaaTGAGGAGGATAccgcagaggcagaggggcCGGGGCTTGATGGCGCCAGCGTCGGGACCGGGGGAAGAAGCGTTGTGGGCGGCCTAGCgtcgagcaccaccgccggtaCCACGACCACCTCGATCGCCCACGTGCGTCTTCCTGGCGACGACGTCACCTTTCACGGTAGTGCGCAGTGGAAGCAGCAGATTCGGTACACAAAACTGCTCGTGCACACACCGTTCCTGTTCCCCTTTGCAGCTCGTGCATTGCTACTCTCGGCGCTGCTCGTGGAGACGGATCATCACTGGATCCCGCCGAGTGAGcggcgggtggtggtgcagcgtgGACGCACCTTCATCGACGCCTTCAACCTTTTCCACGACAACCCGCTCAGCAACGACATGCTCAACATTCGCTTCATCGCCGATGACGGCATGCTCGAGCCTGGCTACGGCCGCGGTGTGTACCGGGAGTGCATTGTGTCACTCTGCAAGGAGGGGTTTGCCGCCGAGTACGGTTTGTTTCGCCAGACCCCAGACGGCTATGTGTACCCGaactccttcagcgccttgGCGACGAGTGAcccgcagcaccttctgAAAATTCGCTTCTTGGGGGCAATGGTGGgccgtgcgctgcgcgacgGTGTGCTGCAAGACGTGCCATTCGCCCTTCACTTTCGCAACGCTATCTTGGGACGCCGCAACACTCTCAGCAACCTCAAGAGATTTGACGCGGAGCTCTATCACCAGCTCATGTCCCTCACGCAGCTTAGTGAGGACGAGCTGAAGGCGGTTGGACTAACCTTTGTCTACACAGTGAACGCGCTGGGCATCACAAGAGAGGTAGAGCTGGTGCCTGACGGGGCCCAGATGGACGTGACCCCGCGCAACTGTCTCTTCTACGTGCATCTCGTCGCCGACTTTAAGCTCAACCGCGAGGCCGCCGAGCAGACGTGCGCATTTTGTGCCGGTCTTCGCTCTGTAATTGACGCGAATCGCCTTCGCTTGTTCGACAGTAACGAGGTGGGCATGCTCTTCGGTGGCGATGAAACGGGGGAGATCGACCTGGTGGACTGGAAGGAGAACACAGTGTACGACCAGCCGGAGGATGTGGACACACCGCAGGTGCGGTTGTTCTGGGATGTCGTGGAGTCTCTCACccgcgagcagcagcgacagctgcTGAAGTTTGCGACGTCCATGACGCGGCCACCGATACTCGGCTTTCGTTTCCTGGCGCCCCCCTTCAAGGTTCAGCTGCTGGCAATGAACGCGTCCGGGCCTGATCATCTGCCCTCGGCGGCAACGTGTTTCTCTACCTTAAAGTTGCCGCCGTACCGTGACTATGCGACTGCTCGAGCAAAGATTATCGCTGCTATTGAGGAAACTGGCACCTTCGAGTTCAGTTGA